A window from Symbiopectobacterium purcellii encodes these proteins:
- a CDS encoding MIP/aquaporin family protein has protein sequence MNVFLAELIGTMVLILLGNGVVANVVLARTKGSNSGWIVITAGWGFAVAIAVYITGWVSGAHLNPAVTFGMWLYGSISGAMALAYVVAQCIGAFLGSILVYLTYKRHYDVTEDAGLILATFSTGPAVRDFRWNLVTEIIGTAVLVFGVLGIFNSHNGIASGFGPFAVGILVYSIGLSLGGPTGYAINPARDLGPRIAHALLPIKNKGHSDWEYAWVPIVGPLIGGGIGALCYKFLPVFA, from the coding sequence ATGAACGTTTTTCTTGCAGAATTGATTGGCACCATGGTGCTGATACTGCTTGGCAACGGTGTAGTAGCCAACGTGGTGTTAGCACGGACCAAAGGGAGCAATAGCGGTTGGATCGTCATTACCGCCGGGTGGGGATTTGCAGTTGCCATCGCCGTCTATATCACAGGCTGGGTGAGCGGAGCGCATCTGAACCCAGCCGTCACTTTTGGCATGTGGTTGTACGGCAGTATCTCGGGCGCAATGGCGCTGGCCTATGTCGTTGCTCAATGCATCGGCGCATTTCTCGGTTCGATTCTGGTCTATCTTACTTACAAACGGCACTACGACGTGACTGAAGATGCCGGACTAATACTGGCGACGTTTTCTACCGGGCCTGCGGTGCGTGACTTTAGGTGGAACCTGGTCACAGAAATTATCGGTACGGCTGTTTTAGTCTTTGGCGTACTGGGGATTTTTAATTCGCATAACGGGATAGCGTCCGGTTTTGGTCCGTTTGCAGTGGGGATTCTGGTGTATAGCATCGGCTTGTCGTTAGGCGGCCCCACGGGTTATGCCATCAACCCGGCGCGTGATTTAGGGCCAAGAATTGCGCATGCCTTGTTGCCCATCAAAAATAAAGGTCATTCCGATTGGGAATACGCCTGGGTGCCGATTGTCGGTCCGTTGATCGGTGGTGG
- the dhaR gene encoding dihydroxyacetone kinase operon transcriptional regulator DhaR, whose product MKQAELKTLWHDFITPDPIPYPDAASMEHLALKPYVTESWLRCRRQQRHDHWSTPLYAKGITFKSLCRNRADMINIAAPILEDIFAYLTTAECALLLTDETGCTLSFHASPAMSQRLMTLGIGEGIYWRESMMGNNAVTTALLLHEPVSLQGYEHFNQHLHQFACFATPIFDSDSAVMGAVGLILLNDSDTVSALALVHSTAQQISAKLHTDMILAESNQHLSEVHALLDGVEEGVLAWAHKGTILYLNKNGSDLLNVKGEKLLGKNIQDTLALPQRIAHAVAENRDVYLFETAVEFQGAFIALAMSLKIVKGVANTPDRYIALLHPIDHIRELVHRHGGAYARLTFDDLDYVGTSSAIRRVVRLAQQAAKGRGSVLLHGEEGLGKAYLAQAIHNASERREKPFITINCQAIPREAMASEFLGNNAHTDKPVISKFELAKGGTLLLENVEYLTQEVQTALLQLLKTGLLNKANQTLVPLDVRLITTTDVDINQFVEENRFRRHLLYELQSFDIHVPALRERSEDIPALIKRYLKIMSREMGENVTLSEDAQQLLMRYAWPGNNRELRNVLERAYSYSSGNRIKVKDIPAPLSENILEASSREASFHPHSLQEMERDALIQAAIHCRGKASQMASSLKIGRTSLWRKLKQFNIHLADYKVG is encoded by the coding sequence GTGAAACAGGCTGAATTGAAAACCCTCTGGCACGATTTCATCACGCCGGACCCAATACCGTATCCCGATGCCGCCAGCATGGAACACCTCGCGCTAAAGCCCTATGTCACTGAATCTTGGCTGCGTTGCCGGCGACAACAGCGTCACGACCATTGGTCAACGCCGCTCTACGCCAAAGGCATTACCTTTAAGTCCCTGTGCCGTAACCGTGCCGATATGATCAATATTGCAGCGCCGATACTGGAGGATATCTTTGCCTATCTCACTACTGCGGAATGCGCCTTGCTACTGACCGACGAAACCGGGTGTACGTTGAGTTTCCACGCCTCCCCAGCCATGAGCCAACGGCTGATGACACTGGGCATTGGTGAAGGCATTTACTGGCGTGAAAGCATGATGGGCAATAATGCCGTCACGACGGCACTGCTGTTACACGAGCCGGTCAGCTTGCAAGGCTATGAGCATTTCAATCAGCATTTACATCAATTTGCCTGCTTTGCTACGCCGATTTTCGACAGTGACAGCGCAGTGATGGGTGCGGTTGGGCTGATTCTGCTGAACGACAGCGACACGGTTTCCGCCCTGGCGCTAGTGCATTCTACGGCGCAACAAATCAGCGCAAAATTGCACACGGATATGATTTTGGCTGAATCCAACCAACATTTGAGTGAAGTGCACGCCCTGTTGGATGGCGTAGAAGAAGGTGTTCTCGCCTGGGCTCATAAAGGCACCATCCTCTATCTGAACAAAAATGGCAGCGACCTGCTCAATGTTAAGGGCGAGAAGCTGTTAGGAAAAAACATTCAGGATACGCTGGCCTTACCGCAACGGATTGCCCATGCTGTCGCGGAAAACCGGGATGTTTACCTGTTCGAAACCGCCGTCGAGTTTCAAGGTGCGTTTATCGCACTGGCGATGTCGCTTAAAATAGTGAAAGGCGTTGCCAACACCCCCGACCGTTACATCGCCCTGTTGCACCCTATCGATCATATTCGTGAACTGGTGCATCGCCATGGCGGAGCGTATGCCCGCCTGACATTTGACGATCTTGACTACGTTGGCACCTCCAGCGCTATCCGGCGTGTGGTTCGCCTTGCACAGCAGGCGGCAAAGGGACGCGGTTCAGTCCTGCTGCATGGTGAAGAGGGGCTTGGTAAGGCCTATCTGGCACAGGCGATTCATAACGCCAGCGAGCGTCGGGAGAAGCCCTTTATTACCATCAACTGCCAGGCAATACCGCGCGAGGCCATGGCAAGCGAATTTCTTGGCAACAACGCGCATACCGATAAACCGGTCATTTCCAAATTCGAGTTGGCAAAAGGCGGCACACTGCTGTTAGAGAATGTCGAATACCTGACACAAGAAGTACAAACCGCGCTGTTACAACTGCTGAAAACCGGGTTGCTCAACAAAGCCAACCAGACGTTGGTACCACTGGATGTCAGGCTGATCACCACCACGGATGTGGACATCAATCAGTTTGTTGAGGAAAACCGCTTTCGTCGTCACCTGCTGTATGAGTTGCAATCGTTCGACATTCACGTGCCGGCCCTGCGGGAGCGTAGCGAAGATATCCCTGCATTGATCAAACGCTACCTGAAGATCATGAGCCGCGAGATGGGGGAAAATGTGACGCTTTCTGAAGATGCGCAGCAGCTGCTTATGCGCTATGCCTGGCCAGGAAATAACCGCGAACTGCGCAATGTGCTCGAACGTGCCTATAGCTATAGCAGCGGAAACCGAATTAAAGTCAAAGACATTCCAGCACCATTGAGTGAAAACATTCTCGAGGCCTCTTCCAGAGAAGCGAGCTTCCATCCGCATTCGTTACAAGAGATGGAACGGGATGCGCTCATTCAGGCAGCGATTCACTGCCGAGGCAAAGCCTCACAAATGGCTTCATCGTTAAAAATTGGCCGCACATCCCTGTGGCGTAAACTCAAGCAATTTAATATCCATCTTGCCGATTACAAAGTGGGTTGA
- a CDS encoding acyl carrier protein — MKSGSDNERQVKALIHQVSGIPIEHIGLHDSVIVTLGLDSVEMVDLLMQLETFGVTIPSAQIDATLTVLDIVKRFVGGSCPERGQPTL; from the coding sequence GTGAAAAGCGGGAGCGATAATGAGCGCCAGGTGAAAGCATTGATTCATCAGGTGAGCGGTATCCCGATTGAGCACATTGGGTTGCATGATAGCGTCATCGTCACGTTAGGCCTGGACTCGGTCGAGATGGTCGATTTACTGATGCAGCTTGAGACCTTCGGGGTGACGATCCCGTCAGCGCAGATAGACGCAACGCTGACGGTACTCGATATTGTTAAACGCTTCGTTGGTGGGTCTTGTCCCGAAAGGGGTCAACCCACTTTGTAA